Proteins encoded by one window of Xanthomonas sp. DAR 80977:
- a CDS encoding MIP/aquaporin family protein, with product MNRQLLGELISEAVAMVIIIAFGCSVACMYVLYDPSPYQNAYWGVCIAWGLAVTIAIYVTGSVSGTHANPAVTLALAVFRGFAWNKVLPYWAAQVVGAFLGAGIVYLLFSPVIDHYNQAHQLTREAGGAAGVFFTAPGLAITPMHALRDQVILTAFLIFGIFAITERYNEAAPTANSGALIIGLLVATIGASMGYLEAWAINPARDFGPRLFAYFAGWGSSALPSANSYWWIPIVGPLIGGVVGGGAYQLLIYPFLPARVKALEEEAASRRA from the coding sequence ATGAACCGGCAACTGCTCGGCGAACTGATTTCCGAGGCGGTGGCGATGGTGATCATCATCGCCTTCGGCTGCTCGGTGGCGTGCATGTACGTGCTGTACGACCCCAGTCCGTACCAGAACGCCTACTGGGGCGTGTGCATCGCCTGGGGCCTGGCGGTGACGATCGCGATCTACGTCACCGGCTCGGTCTCCGGCACCCACGCCAATCCCGCGGTGACGCTGGCGCTGGCGGTGTTCCGCGGCTTCGCCTGGAACAAGGTGCTGCCGTACTGGGCGGCGCAGGTGGTCGGCGCGTTCCTCGGCGCGGGCATCGTCTACCTGCTGTTTTCGCCGGTGATCGACCACTACAACCAGGCGCATCAGCTGACCCGCGAGGCGGGCGGCGCGGCCGGCGTGTTCTTCACCGCGCCGGGCCTGGCGATCACGCCGATGCACGCGCTGCGCGACCAGGTGATCCTGACCGCGTTCCTGATCTTCGGCATCTTCGCCATCACCGAGCGCTACAACGAGGCCGCGCCCACCGCCAATTCCGGCGCGCTGATCATCGGCCTGCTGGTGGCGACCATCGGCGCCTCGATGGGCTACCTGGAAGCGTGGGCGATCAACCCGGCGCGCGACTTCGGGCCGCGCCTGTTCGCCTACTTCGCCGGCTGGGGCTCCTCGGCGCTGCCGTCGGCCAACAGCTACTGGTGGATCCCGATCGTCGGCCCGCTGATCGGCGGCGTGGTCGGCGGCGGCGCCTATCAGCTGCTGATCTATCCGTTCCTGCCGGCGCGGGTGAAAGCGCTCGAGGAAGAAGCGGCCTCGCGCCGGGCCTGA
- the glpD gene encoding glycerol-3-phosphate dehydrogenase — MSEIYDVLVVGGGINGVGIARDAVGRGLSVCLCERDDLASHTSSASTKLIHGGLRYLEQYEFALVGKALAEREVLLRLAPHIIWPLRFLLPHQPHLRPAWMIRTGLFLYDHLGRGRRTLPGSRRMALRSDPVGAPLREEFRTGFVYSDAWVQDARLVALNALDAAQRGAKILTRTRCVAARRVGGLWQATLQHADGRRQELQARALVNAAGPWAVQFLDDVAKVGHDHALRLVKGSHIVVPRLFEHDHAYIFQQPDRRIVFAIPYEHDFTLIGTTDVDYRADPSAPKIDAEETRYLCEAANRYFLKQIAPSDVVWSYSGVRPLLDDEEDNAAEVTRDYLLELDADGGAALLNVFGGKLTTYRKLAEEAVDRLVAQAGRKAPAWTARGAPLPGGERRDIRALAQELHAARPWLGEATATRLARNYGTRATLLLGEAASLQELGAHFGADLYQAEVDYLRRHEWVTEADDLLWRRSKLGLRIDAAGRQRLIDYLQQAPAAVAAAPA, encoded by the coding sequence ATGAGCGAGATCTACGATGTGCTGGTGGTCGGTGGCGGCATCAACGGGGTGGGCATCGCCCGCGATGCGGTGGGCCGTGGCCTGTCGGTGTGCCTGTGCGAGCGCGACGACCTGGCCTCGCACACCTCCAGCGCCAGCACCAAGCTGATCCACGGCGGGCTGCGCTACCTGGAGCAGTACGAGTTCGCGCTGGTCGGCAAGGCGCTGGCCGAGCGCGAGGTGCTGCTGCGCCTGGCCCCGCACATCATCTGGCCGCTGCGCTTCCTGCTGCCGCACCAGCCGCACCTGCGGCCGGCGTGGATGATCCGCACCGGCCTGTTCCTGTACGACCATCTCGGCCGCGGCCGCCGCACCCTGCCCGGTTCCCGGCGCATGGCGCTGCGCTCGGACCCGGTCGGCGCGCCGCTGCGCGAGGAATTCCGCACCGGCTTCGTCTATTCCGACGCCTGGGTGCAGGACGCGCGGCTGGTGGCGCTCAATGCGCTGGATGCCGCGCAGCGCGGCGCGAAGATCCTGACCCGCACCCGCTGCGTCGCCGCGCGCCGCGTCGGCGGCCTGTGGCAGGCGACGCTGCAGCACGCCGACGGCCGCCGCCAGGAGCTGCAGGCGCGCGCGCTGGTCAACGCCGCCGGGCCGTGGGCGGTGCAGTTCCTCGACGACGTGGCCAAGGTCGGCCACGACCACGCGCTGCGCCTGGTCAAGGGCAGCCACATCGTGGTGCCGCGGCTGTTCGAGCACGACCACGCCTACATCTTCCAGCAGCCGGACCGGCGTATCGTGTTCGCGATCCCCTACGAGCACGACTTCACCTTGATCGGCACCACCGACGTGGACTACCGCGCCGATCCGTCCGCACCGAAGATCGATGCCGAGGAGACGCGCTACCTGTGCGAGGCGGCCAACCGCTACTTCCTCAAGCAGATCGCGCCCAGCGACGTGGTGTGGAGCTACAGCGGCGTGCGCCCGCTGCTCGACGACGAGGAGGACAACGCCGCCGAGGTCACCCGCGACTACCTGCTGGAACTGGACGCCGATGGCGGCGCGGCCTTGCTCAACGTGTTCGGCGGCAAGCTCACCACCTACCGCAAGCTGGCCGAGGAAGCGGTAGACCGGCTGGTCGCGCAGGCCGGGCGCAAGGCGCCGGCCTGGACCGCGCGCGGCGCGCCGCTGCCGGGCGGCGAACGCCGCGACATCCGCGCGCTGGCGCAGGAACTGCACGCGGCGCGGCCGTGGCTGGGCGAGGCGACCGCCACGCGGCTGGCGCGCAACTACGGCACCCGCGCCACGCTGCTGCTGGGCGAGGCGGCCTCGCTGCAGGAGCTGGGCGCGCATTTCGGCGCCGACCTGTACCAGGCGGAAGTGGACTACCTGCGCCGGCACGAATGGGTGACCGAGGCCGACGACCTGCTGTGGCGCCGCAGCAAGCTCGGCCTGCGCATCGACGCGGCCGGGCGCCAGCGCCTGATCGACTATCTGCAGCAGGCGCCGGCCGCGGTGGCCGCCGCGCCCGCATGA
- a CDS encoding DeoR/GlpR family DNA-binding transcription regulator: MDNTIPKPSAVPALNPRQEQLVALVRQQGYAEVEGLATRFEVTPQTIRRDMALLCEAGLLRRYHGGVSLPSSVENLAYAARKSLQAQEKRRIATLLAQHIPDDASLFINIGTTNEDVARALMGHTGLRVITNNLNVAVMMSANPSFEVVVAGGRVRGRDQGVTGEATIELIRQFKVDFGVIGISGIDPDGTLLDFDFHEVRVAQAIIEHSRQVFLAADHSKLGRNAMVRLGPIARVQAWFTDRAPPPELAAVLAEAGTRVFVAEGEERGEAEAHAVAGSDADPD; the protein is encoded by the coding sequence ATGGACAACACGATCCCCAAGCCGAGCGCGGTGCCCGCGCTCAATCCGCGCCAGGAACAACTGGTCGCGCTGGTGCGGCAACAGGGCTATGCCGAGGTGGAAGGGCTGGCCACTCGCTTCGAGGTGACCCCGCAGACCATCCGCCGCGACATGGCGCTACTGTGCGAGGCCGGCCTGCTGCGCCGCTACCACGGCGGCGTCAGCCTGCCCTCGAGCGTGGAGAACCTGGCCTATGCGGCGCGCAAGTCGCTGCAGGCGCAGGAGAAGCGGCGCATCGCCACGCTGCTGGCGCAGCACATCCCCGACGACGCCTCGCTGTTCATCAACATCGGCACCACCAACGAGGACGTGGCGCGGGCGCTGATGGGGCACACCGGGTTGCGGGTGATCACCAACAACCTCAACGTGGCGGTGATGATGAGCGCCAATCCGAGCTTCGAGGTGGTGGTGGCCGGTGGGCGCGTGCGCGGCCGCGACCAGGGCGTCACCGGCGAGGCGACGATCGAGCTGATCCGCCAGTTCAAGGTGGATTTCGGCGTGATCGGCATTTCCGGCATCGATCCGGACGGCACCCTGCTGGATTTCGATTTCCACGAGGTGCGGGTGGCGCAGGCCATCATCGAGCACTCGCGGCAGGTGTTCCTGGCCGCCGACCACAGCAAGCTCGGCCGCAATGCGATGGTCCGGCTGGGGCCGATCGCACGGGTCCAGGCCTGGTTCACCGACCGCGCGCCGCCGCCGGAGCTGGCCGCGGTGCTGGCCGAGGCCGGCACCCGCGTGTTCGTCGCCGAGGGCGAGGAGCGCGGCGAGGCCGAGGCGCACGCGGTGGCCGGCAGCGACGCCGATCCCGACTGA
- a CDS encoding DUF1456 family protein has product MINNDVLRSIRYMLDLSDQMIVDTVHLADPAFPIDRSEVPAYLKKEDEDGFVECSDLVLAHFLDGLVFHYRGRDDSLPARPVETRVTNNVVLKKLRVAFQLKDVDMHQIFADAGFPVSKPELSALFRQPEHKNFRLCGDQLLRNFLKGLTLRMRAAG; this is encoded by the coding sequence ATGATCAACAACGACGTACTGCGCTCCATCCGCTACATGCTCGACCTGAGCGACCAGATGATCGTGGACACGGTCCACCTGGCCGACCCGGCCTTCCCGATCGACAGGAGCGAAGTCCCGGCCTACCTGAAGAAGGAAGACGAGGACGGCTTCGTCGAATGCAGCGACCTGGTCCTGGCGCATTTCCTCGACGGGCTGGTGTTCCACTACCGCGGCCGCGACGACAGCCTGCCGGCGCGCCCGGTGGAGACCCGGGTCACCAACAACGTGGTGCTGAAGAAGCTGCGCGTGGCGTTCCAGCTCAAGGACGTGGACATGCACCAGATCTTCGCCGACGCCGGCTTCCCGGTCTCCAAGCCGGAGCTGTCGGCGCTGTTCCGCCAGCCCGAGCACAAGAACTTCCGCCTGTGCGGCGACCAGCTGCTGCGTAATTTCCTGAAGGGGCTGACGCTGCGCATGCGCGCGGCCGGCTGA
- a CDS encoding HDOD domain-containing protein produces MKLEVLFDQLHTLPTIPKVAQELILQFDNPTTSLDSVARSIERDPVIAAKVLRLANSARFRGARDSTSVEDAALRLGFNTLRTLVLASSMTDAFHAPAHFDLRAFWLHSFEVAGVCRLLARQKGLDAETAFTCGMMHNIGELLIQTGAPDYAAQLHPDASSSGRAADETVQLGFGYPEVGAELARRWHLPEVIQTAIAYQARPLQAPEGQPMPRVVAQAALVADALERFDGATAEARQAVSGPLLDDVDLDALFAALPDVIEADRAFTEMLR; encoded by the coding sequence ATGAAACTAGAGGTGCTGTTCGACCAGCTGCACACCCTGCCGACCATCCCGAAGGTGGCGCAGGAGCTGATCCTGCAATTCGACAATCCCACCACCAGCCTGGACAGCGTGGCCCGCAGCATCGAGCGCGACCCGGTGATCGCGGCCAAGGTGCTGCGCCTGGCCAACTCGGCGCGCTTCCGTGGCGCGCGCGATTCGACCAGTGTCGAGGATGCGGCGCTGCGGCTGGGCTTCAACACCTTGCGCACCCTGGTGCTGGCCTCGTCGATGACCGACGCCTTCCATGCTCCGGCCCATTTCGACCTGCGCGCGTTCTGGCTGCACAGCTTCGAGGTCGCCGGCGTATGCCGGCTGCTGGCCCGGCAGAAGGGCCTGGACGCGGAAACCGCGTTCACCTGCGGGATGATGCACAACATCGGCGAGCTGCTGATCCAGACCGGCGCGCCCGACTATGCGGCGCAGCTGCACCCGGACGCGTCCTCCAGCGGCCGCGCCGCCGACGAGACCGTGCAGCTGGGCTTCGGCTACCCGGAAGTGGGCGCCGAACTGGCGCGGCGCTGGCACCTGCCGGAGGTGATCCAGACCGCGATCGCCTACCAGGCGCGGCCGCTGCAGGCGCCGGAAGGCCAGCCGATGCCGCGCGTGGTGGCGCAGGCGGCGCTGGTCGCCGATGCGCTGGAGCGTTTCGACGGCGCCACCGCGGAAGCGCGGCAGGCGGTCAGCGGCCCGCTGCTGGACGACGTGGACCTGGACGCGCTGTTCGCCGCGCTGCCGGACGTGATCGAGGCCGACCGCGCGTTCACCGAAATGCTGCGCTGA
- a CDS encoding FAD-containing oxidoreductase, giving the protein MSRAFDAIVVGAGQAGPSLAARLVAAGMQVALVERQLLGGTCVNTGCMPTKTLVASARVAHLARRAADYGVQLQGEVGIDIARVMARAHAVTHSARDNLEQWLGGLRGLTVLRGHARFEAPQLLRVGDARITAPRIFLNVGGRAHVPALPGVEQIDYLTNTSILQLREVPRHLAVIGGSYIGLEFAQIFRRLGAQVTVVEQQPRLIAREDEDVSDCIRNVLEGEGVAVRTHAQCIAFAPHAQGVAVRVDCHDGAPEVVASHVLLAMGRQPNTDDLGLEHAGIATDARGYITVDEELATSAAGVWALGDCNGRGAFTHTAYNDYEIVAANLLDGGQRRVLQRVPGYALYTDPPLGRVGMTEAQARASGRPLLFAKRPMTQVGRARENGETAGFMKLVADAQTHRILGAAILGINGDEAIHGVLDLINAEQPFETLQWAVPIHPTVSELWPSVVGALQAEVADGAAT; this is encoded by the coding sequence ATGAGCCGCGCGTTCGACGCGATCGTGGTCGGCGCCGGCCAGGCCGGTCCGTCGCTGGCCGCGCGCCTGGTCGCGGCCGGCATGCAGGTGGCGCTGGTCGAACGCCAGCTGCTCGGCGGCACCTGCGTCAACACCGGCTGCATGCCGACCAAGACCCTGGTCGCCAGCGCGCGCGTGGCGCACCTGGCGCGGCGCGCCGCCGACTACGGCGTGCAGCTGCAGGGCGAGGTCGGCATCGACATCGCGCGGGTGATGGCGCGCGCGCATGCGGTGACGCACAGCGCGCGCGACAACCTGGAGCAGTGGCTGGGCGGCCTGCGCGGCCTGACCGTGTTGCGCGGGCATGCCCGCTTCGAGGCGCCGCAATTGCTGCGCGTGGGCGACGCACGCATCACCGCGCCGAGGATCTTCCTCAACGTCGGCGGCCGCGCGCATGTGCCGGCGCTACCGGGCGTGGAGCAGATCGATTACCTGACCAACACCTCGATCCTGCAGCTGCGCGAGGTGCCGCGGCACCTCGCGGTGATCGGCGGCAGCTACATCGGCCTGGAATTCGCGCAGATCTTCCGCCGCCTCGGCGCCCAGGTCACCGTGGTCGAGCAGCAGCCGCGGCTGATCGCGCGCGAGGACGAGGACGTGTCCGACTGCATCCGCAACGTGCTGGAAGGCGAGGGTGTGGCGGTGCGCACCCACGCGCAGTGCATCGCCTTCGCGCCGCACGCGCAGGGCGTGGCGGTACGGGTGGATTGCCACGATGGCGCGCCGGAGGTGGTCGCCAGCCATGTGCTGCTGGCGATGGGGCGGCAGCCCAATACCGACGACCTGGGCCTGGAGCACGCCGGCATCGCCACCGACGCGCGCGGCTACATCACGGTGGACGAGGAACTGGCGACCAGCGCCGCGGGCGTGTGGGCGCTGGGCGACTGCAACGGCCGCGGCGCGTTCACCCATACCGCCTACAACGACTACGAGATCGTCGCCGCCAACCTGCTCGACGGCGGCCAGCGCCGCGTCTTGCAGCGCGTGCCCGGCTATGCGCTGTACACCGATCCGCCGCTGGGCCGGGTCGGCATGACCGAGGCGCAGGCGCGCGCCAGCGGCCGGCCGCTGCTGTTCGCCAAGCGGCCGATGACCCAGGTCGGGCGCGCGCGCGAGAACGGCGAGACCGCCGGCTTCATGAAACTGGTGGCCGACGCGCAGACCCACCGCATCCTCGGCGCGGCCATCCTCGGCATCAACGGCGACGAAGCCATCCACGGCGTGCTCGACCTGATCAACGCCGAGCAGCCGTTCGAGACCCTGCAATGGGCGGTGCCGATCCACCCGACCGTGTCGGAACTGTGGCCGAGCGTGGTCGGCGCGCTGCAGGCCGAGGTGGCGGATGGGGCCGCAACCTGA
- a CDS encoding DUF4126 domain-containing protein: MSLLVVALLIGIVAGLRAMTAPAVVSWAASLGVLPLVGTPLAFLGWRFTPWIVSLLAVGELVTDQLPGTPSRKVPLQFGTRIATGGLCGAAVGMAGGLWVAAMVAGALGAVLGTFGGAAARASLAQRFGRDLPAALLEDAVAIALGVLAMALLR, encoded by the coding sequence ATGAGCCTGCTCGTCGTCGCACTGTTGATCGGGATCGTCGCCGGCCTGCGCGCGATGACCGCGCCGGCGGTGGTCAGCTGGGCCGCCAGCCTGGGCGTGTTGCCGCTGGTCGGCACGCCCCTGGCGTTCCTGGGCTGGCGCTTCACGCCGTGGATCGTCTCGCTGCTGGCCGTCGGCGAGCTGGTCACCGACCAGTTGCCGGGCACGCCCAGCCGCAAGGTGCCGCTGCAGTTCGGCACCCGCATCGCCACCGGCGGCCTGTGCGGCGCGGCGGTGGGCATGGCCGGCGGCCTGTGGGTGGCGGCGATGGTCGCCGGCGCGCTCGGCGCGGTGCTCGGCACCTTCGGCGGCGCCGCGGCGCGTGCGTCGCTGGCGCAGCGTTTCGGCCGCGACCTGCCCGCCGCCTTGCTCGAGGACGCGGTGGCGATCGCCCTGGGCGTGCTGGCGATGGCGCTGCTGCGATGA
- a CDS encoding exodeoxyribonuclease III, giving the protein MKTLKIATYNVNGIRSRLPQLLEWLRREAPDIVGLQELKSADAGFPLQAIHAAGYGALWQGQSAWNGVALLAKGSDPVESRRGLPGDARDTQSRYLEAMAHGVLVGCLYLPNGNPRPGPKFDYKLDWFARLQRHARQLAALPHPVALIGDFNVVPTDADIYNPASWLRDALLQPESRQAYADLLAQGWTDSLRAVHGERRIYTFWDYFRQHWQRDAGLRIDHLLLNPALAARLHDAGVDRWVRDQPHASDHAPAWVALKGSAQRGGLAASTDKATGPAKTGGSAKTEKAAKPAKPMQPASAGKIAKPLAPTKSTKSTKATKATKAAKATKATKATKAIKATKATKATKATKAKATGAARSVQSPKATNAVKRAEQARPAKPAKATKAGKADKLAEAAKPAKPAKPTRRAKPARTP; this is encoded by the coding sequence ATGAAGACGCTCAAGATCGCCACCTACAACGTCAACGGCATCCGCAGCCGCCTGCCGCAGTTGCTGGAATGGTTGCGGCGCGAGGCGCCGGACATCGTCGGGCTGCAGGAACTCAAGAGCGCCGATGCCGGCTTCCCGCTGCAGGCGATCCATGCCGCCGGCTACGGCGCGCTGTGGCAGGGGCAGTCGGCCTGGAACGGGGTGGCGCTGCTGGCCAAAGGCAGCGATCCGGTGGAGAGCCGGCGCGGCCTGCCGGGCGATGCGCGCGATACGCAGAGCCGCTACCTGGAGGCGATGGCGCACGGCGTGCTGGTCGGCTGCCTGTACCTGCCCAACGGCAATCCGCGCCCGGGGCCGAAGTTCGACTACAAGCTGGACTGGTTCGCGCGGCTGCAGCGGCATGCGCGGCAGCTGGCCGCGCTGCCGCATCCGGTGGCCTTGATCGGCGACTTCAACGTGGTGCCCACCGATGCGGACATCTACAACCCGGCCTCGTGGCTGCGCGATGCGCTGCTGCAGCCGGAAAGCCGCCAGGCCTACGCCGACCTGCTCGCGCAGGGCTGGACCGACAGCCTGCGCGCGGTGCATGGCGAGCGCCGCATCTACACGTTCTGGGATTATTTCCGCCAGCACTGGCAGCGCGACGCCGGCCTGCGCATCGACCACCTGCTGCTGAACCCGGCGCTGGCCGCGCGCCTGCACGACGCCGGCGTGGACCGCTGGGTGCGCGACCAGCCGCATGCCAGCGACCACGCGCCGGCCTGGGTCGCGCTGAAGGGCAGCGCGCAGCGCGGCGGCCTCGCTGCTTCGACCGACAAGGCCACCGGCCCGGCGAAGACCGGCGGGTCTGCGAAGACGGAAAAGGCAGCGAAGCCGGCCAAACCGATGCAGCCGGCGAGCGCCGGGAAAATCGCCAAGCCGCTCGCGCCGACCAAATCGACCAAGTCGACGAAAGCGACCAAAGCGACCAAAGCGGCCAAAGCGACCAAGGCGACCAAGGCGACCAAGGCGATCAAGGCGACCAAGGCGACCAAGGCGACCAAGGCGACCAAGGCGAAAGCGACTGGGGCGGCCAGATCCGTGCAGTCGCCCAAAGCGACCAACGCGGTCAAGCGCGCTGAGCAGGCCAGGCCCGCGAAACCGGCTAAAGCAACCAAGGCCGGCAAAGCGGACAAGCTGGCCGAGGCAGCCAAGCCGGCGAAGCCAGCCAAGCCAACAAGGCGAGCAAAGCCAGCCCGGACCCCCTGA
- a CDS encoding DUF1428 domain-containing protein, translated as MSYVDGFVLAVPTANKQKFLEHARIDSVFIEFGALRVLECWGDDVSRGQQTDFFRAVDAKDDETVVFSWIEWPDKATRDAGMQKMMEDPRMDPANNPMPFDGKRMIYGGFVPVLELKR; from the coding sequence ATGTCGTATGTCGATGGTTTCGTGCTGGCCGTGCCCACGGCCAACAAGCAGAAGTTCCTCGAACACGCGCGTATCGATTCGGTGTTCATCGAGTTCGGCGCGCTGCGCGTGCTCGAGTGCTGGGGCGACGACGTGTCGCGCGGCCAGCAGACCGACTTCTTCCGCGCGGTGGATGCCAAGGACGACGAGACGGTGGTGTTCTCGTGGATCGAATGGCCGGACAAGGCCACCCGCGATGCGGGCATGCAGAAAATGATGGAGGACCCGCGCATGGACCCGGCGAACAACCCGATGCCGTTCGACGGCAAGCGCATGATCTACGGCGGCTTCGTGCCGGTGCTGGAACTGAAAAGATAG
- a CDS encoding TonB-dependent siderophore receptor, translating to MSAFHLRATALRLSLLSVGLSLAVSAAAQPDATDDPTTLDAINVKAERARSYTVEQTAAATRLALTPQQTPQSVSIVTAQRIEDQHLTSVRDVLDNVTGVSSNAYDTERVLFYARGFLVENMAYDGVPVAPGINSGSADASLDTAIYERIEVLRGASGLLTGAGSPSATINFVRKRADSRTLQVDAALSVGSWNTWRGSVDVAAPLVADGSVRGRVVGAYEQGDSYLDRYSKKKTVLYGVVDADLGAATTLSVGYDYQKNRPKGVTWGTYPVFYDDGSFLEWPRGFSSAADWTYWNTTTATAFADLKHQFGNGWLLRALASHRSTDGDMALFYVYGFPNRVTGETLDPYAYRSRDHGRQNMLDVYASGPFQAWGREHELVLGLSGSRYSKRSWVNATESLAPIGDFLQWNGDYPFPQFAAAADKVTDIRTDQQGAYAAARLSLAEPLTLVVGARYSRWKNDTDDLYSGVFRHDHRKTVPYAGLIYAITPVYSAFVSYTEIFDPQDNRRSDGSFLDPVLGSSREIGLKGRHLDGRLNTALVLFDTRQDNVAEADVGKTLPDGLTQAYVAVDGTRSRGFELEASGDLSEDWNAAFGWSHFELEGPDGADLRTALPRTLVRLFTTYRLPGAWNRLSVGGGANWQSASRAAVDGPNGPQRVDQASVTLLTAMARYDFTAQASLQVNAGNLLDRKYFVLDEYSNLYYAAGRNATLSFSYRF from the coding sequence ATGTCCGCTTTCCATCTCCGCGCCACTGCGCTGCGCTTGAGCCTGCTGTCGGTCGGCCTGTCCCTCGCGGTGTCGGCCGCGGCGCAGCCTGACGCCACCGACGATCCGACCACGCTGGATGCGATCAACGTCAAGGCCGAGCGCGCGCGTTCCTACACGGTCGAACAGACCGCGGCGGCGACGCGCCTGGCGCTGACGCCGCAGCAGACGCCGCAGTCGGTCAGCATCGTCACCGCGCAGCGGATCGAGGATCAGCACCTGACCTCGGTGCGCGACGTGCTCGACAACGTCACCGGCGTGTCCTCCAATGCCTACGACACCGAGCGCGTGCTGTTCTATGCGCGTGGCTTCCTGGTCGAGAACATGGCCTACGACGGCGTGCCGGTCGCGCCGGGAATCAATTCCGGGTCCGCCGACGCCAGCCTGGATACGGCCATCTACGAGCGCATCGAGGTGCTGCGCGGCGCCAGCGGCCTGCTCACCGGCGCCGGCAGCCCGTCGGCGACGATCAACTTCGTGCGCAAGCGCGCCGACAGCCGCACGCTGCAGGTCGACGCGGCGCTGAGCGTCGGCTCGTGGAACACCTGGCGTGGCAGCGTCGACGTGGCCGCGCCGCTGGTGGCCGACGGCAGCGTGCGCGGGCGCGTGGTCGGCGCCTACGAACAGGGCGATTCCTACCTGGACCGCTACAGCAAGAAGAAGACCGTGCTGTACGGCGTGGTCGATGCCGACCTCGGCGCCGCCACCACGCTGAGCGTGGGCTACGACTACCAGAAGAACCGGCCCAAGGGCGTGACCTGGGGCACCTACCCGGTGTTCTACGACGACGGCAGCTTTCTCGAATGGCCGCGCGGCTTCAGCAGCGCCGCGGACTGGACCTACTGGAACACCACCACCGCCACCGCCTTCGCCGATCTCAAGCACCAGTTCGGCAATGGCTGGCTGCTGCGCGCGCTGGCCAGCCACCGCAGCACCGACGGCGACATGGCGCTGTTCTACGTCTACGGGTTCCCGAACCGCGTCACCGGCGAAACGCTGGACCCTTACGCCTACCGCAGCCGCGACCACGGCCGCCAGAACATGCTCGACGTGTACGCGTCCGGGCCGTTCCAGGCCTGGGGCCGCGAGCATGAGCTGGTGCTGGGCCTGAGCGGTTCGCGCTACAGCAAGAGATCCTGGGTCAACGCCACCGAGTCGCTGGCGCCGATCGGCGATTTCCTGCAGTGGAACGGCGACTATCCGTTTCCGCAGTTCGCCGCCGCCGCCGACAAGGTCACCGACATCCGCACCGACCAGCAGGGCGCTTACGCCGCCGCGCGGCTGTCGCTGGCCGAGCCGCTGACGCTGGTCGTCGGCGCCCGCTACAGCCGCTGGAAGAACGACACCGACGACCTCTACAGCGGCGTGTTCCGCCACGACCACCGCAAGACCGTGCCCTACGCCGGGCTGATCTACGCGATCACCCCGGTGTATTCGGCGTTCGTCAGCTACACCGAGATCTTCGACCCGCAGGACAACCGCCGCAGCGACGGCAGCTTCCTCGATCCGGTGCTCGGCAGCAGCCGCGAGATCGGCCTCAAGGGCCGCCATCTCGACGGCCGCCTCAACACCGCGCTGGTGCTGTTCGACACCCGCCAGGACAACGTGGCCGAGGCCGACGTCGGCAAGACCCTGCCCGACGGCCTGACCCAGGCCTACGTCGCGGTGGACGGCACGCGCTCGCGCGGCTTCGAACTGGAAGCGTCGGGGGACCTGAGCGAAGACTGGAATGCGGCGTTCGGCTGGTCGCATTTCGAACTGGAGGGCCCGGACGGCGCCGACCTGCGCACCGCGCTGCCGCGCACGCTGGTGCGCCTGTTCACCACCTACCGGCTGCCCGGTGCCTGGAACCGGCTCAGCGTGGGCGGCGGCGCCAACTGGCAGTCCGCCAGCCGTGCCGCGGTGGACGGACCCAACGGCCCGCAGCGCGTGGACCAGGCCTCGGTGACCCTGCTCACTGCGATGGCGCGCTACGACTTCACCGCGCAGGCCTCGCTGCAGGTCAACGCCGGCAACCTGCTGGATCGCAAGTATTTCGTGCTGGACGAGTACAGCAACCTGTACTACGCCGCCGGGCGCAATGCGACGCTGAGCTTCAGCTACAGGTTCTGA